Genomic DNA from Pempheris klunzingeri isolate RE-2024b chromosome 22, fPemKlu1.hap1, whole genome shotgun sequence:
TGTGAGAGTGAATACACACCCTGTTGTCTTGACTGTGGTCATACTGCTTTGCACTGTTCATGGGTGTCTTTTGCTGGCAGGACCAAGAGCGCAGAGAAGATGAGCTCAACGAACTCCGCCATCTACTGGAGGAGAATCATACTGCTGTGACCAAATGGAAAATCGAGGCTGTGGAGAAAGCCAAGGTGTTCTTCCTGACCAAACAGTGCAACAATGATTAGAATGAAATACTTTTCTCCTATTCATACTCAAGCAGACAAGACTACAAATGACAAAACTGTGTCATTTTGTCCCTGTCCAGACTGAATGAATGCAAAATAATCTACTACTTAAAATAACCTGATCAGACATTCTTACCTTCCCTTCAAAGCACCACTTGCAGATTTCTTCTGGCTGGCAGTAACACACTTTATGCTGTTTGTGCCCAGTGGGAGCGATACATGCGTTGTGATGGTACTCCGGACCCAGCAGTACAGCAGGATATTAACACATATATCAGCTTGTGGAGAGATGACCCAGAGGTCAACATCACAATGGTGCTCAAGCAATGTAACCTCGCTCTGCAGGTGTGTATTTTACGTGTACATGTGCATTTTAGGGCTACCTTATCTGTGAGCAATTAAATATTGTCCCTTATAGCTGATTGAGGAGCTGGAAGGTCTGCTCAGAGATGTTACACAGCCTGAAGAGGGGCAGAAGTACCAGGAGGCTCTCATAAATTTGCAGGAGCTTATTCACTCTAAACACCACCTCACCACCGAAGAGATCCTCAAGGTACAAGAATCGAAGTTCTACTTGTGCTTTTTAGTATTTTGCAAGGTCGCAACACAAGATGtgcaaacactttttttgtgttgcGTGTCCCCCTGGTCACAGAGGGCCAGTGAGAACACCGACACTGAGACGGGCAACATGCAGACGATGGTCAAAGATGACAACATAACACTGTGTCTCTGGGCCAACCTCAAGAAGAATCCCAGGTTTGTGAAGGAGATACAAGAGCATAATAGGAACATTCATATTTAGCAGGAAGCGCATGTATCAAGTAATTATCTTTGCTTCTTATGGGTCTGTTCAGGTTTAAAGGTTTAAACTTTGAAGAGGCAGGCCTGGGCTTTGAGATTCACAAACAGCTGGCTGTGAGCGATATCGCTGTACGGATCCTCCACACACATTATGACCACCTGTCCTTGCTTGCCAGGATGGCTCACCTGAGAATACACACACCCAGCCACAGGTACTTATCTGGTAGCGCTCTTACCACTGCTGatacagctaatgttagcattactTCAAATATGTTAAGGTTAATGCTGGTGATGCCAATCATGCCctttttgctcatttgtttGGCTCCAGGTCTCTTGCAGGCAGTGAAGAGGTTCCAGCAGACACTGATATCCCCGAGCAGGGGGAGataaaaggagaggaggtgagagaagaCAGCGAgacgcagcagcagagaggggacGAGGAGGTGCAGTCCATCCAAGGGCTTGAAGGGACGAAGGTAAGTTTAAAGAAAGACTTCACATCATCTGGGGTTAATAAATTcaatgtgatgttttcattctgACGGTGTATCTCACAGAGTGCAGCCAGTCTACAGTCGAGGAGGAGCAGTGCCCATCCTCCAGAGGACCAAGGGAGCCAGATTCAGACTCAGATGGAGGCACTTGGTGGTAAGATGGCCGGCCTGACACTTCCTGACGCTCCAAATGACAACACACCGAATTTAAACCTGCTGACACTGAACATTGTTAACACATCTTTTGATACGTGGACTATCACACATTGCCTGCATCAATAATTGTTAAAACAACAGGACTAAATCAACTtcaggaagacaaaaaaacgTATTTGTCCACAGTGGAATTAACTaacagctcctcctccatctcagaTGACCCACTGACCCCAGTGCAGCTGACAATGATGGGCCGCGGTGTCCAGGTGGTGGACTTAATGCAGTACACACCTCTGGGTGGAGTCTTCTACTATGATGTGTTTCACCTCCCACCACAAGCCCACCAGATCAACGGCTGGGAAATGAGACAGGTAGATAGAAAAAGGGCTTCAAGGCTGTTTAAACCAGGACCAGCAGGTAAAGTTGACCTAATAAAACACCTTCCATGTCCATGTTTTTCTAGCTGTTGGACACAGGGCTACAGGTGTTCCCCTATACCATGGAGAAGTCTAGCTTAGATGACAACGAAGCTTCGTCTAGCCCTGCTATTGGTGTGTCTGTGACACTGCCTGACTCTGTTGTCTTCTTAGAAACTCCCCAAGTCGCTCGCTGGGATGCTGCAGGTAGGGCGGACAGCAACACATGCTGCGtagaataaatcaaataaaaaagtcaAGTGATTTGGAGTTGACAGATCTGTCTTGGACATTTAAACTGGTATTTCATCCAGGAAAGTACTGGAGGATGGATGGCATCACTGACGTCTCCTATGAGGAGGCGGAGGCCAAGATCTCCTTCAAGATGGACTCCTTCCAGGCCTTTGTGCTGATGCAGGAAACTTATGCCAACCTTCCCTTCCATGGCTGGGAGCTCAGGCCATTGGGTCCAGACTCAGCTCTTTTCACCATCAATGGGGCACTCATCGACCTCAGCATCGTGATCCAGGTAGGAGACTGGgcagtacagtacacacacaggagaagaaTGAATCAGGAGACGTAGATTGACAGTTGTTTTGTTATTTGACCAACAGGGTAATCAGTGTATGTTGCACTCAGAACAAGAGAGAGGGCTCTCTCATCTCACAGGGAAGTGGATGAGTGGCCCCGCCCTGCAGAGAGCAATGCTCAAAACAGGGATCAACATCTTTGTGAATGAGTACACGGACAAGTACGTCAGCACCTACAGCAAGGTTGGCATCTTTTACTCGTTGGCTTTTAGAATATAAGAACAAGGCAGTAGATTTGAGCCACggcttttatttgattattcaCACTGAGCTGAAGGCACAAATTAGTGTTGCAGCATAGTGTCTGGCATGCATCCACATACCGGTGTCAGTGTGAGAATGACTGGAAGCATCCACTTCCTTCCAAGcatcatttgaaataaatgtcaaatgtttatttatttttttgaagtTTGCTTGGCAGTAGTtcacaaaagtcacattttgatTGGCATTCAATCTCACACATGCTGCTTAAGCAGTCATACTGTTGGACTGAAAAGTGATAAACAGTGGTCTGAATGTGCGGTGTGCTTTCGCTCCTCTTCAGGACCCACTCACAGAACACGCTGCCTACGAACAAATGGCCCTCTTTGCCTCTGCCTGCGCTTTCTCACGGAGCAACTGGAATGCCAAATGTGGAGCCGAGCATCTGGTCATGCAGGTATTCTCACTCACATGAATTTATGGCTTATTGATTTGGCATTTACACCGTTTTTCTACCATTGTGGAATGACCTACTCCCCATTCCTCACACATGGAAGCACCAATCACGTGCAGACATTCATCCCAACCACTTCCACACTGGCGCTGTGACAAACAACTAGGTGTTGTGCCTCCACTGCATCCTTAACACAAGCAGATTTGACATTTACACATCCATAGACAAGGCAAGCCGGAGCAGAGAGGTGTAATCTTTTCAGAATGATTAAGAAGAAAGTTATGTAGCACCACACAGAGTGTTCTCTCTAGAAGATAGAGGTTATTATGAGTGGACAGacaaggaaaggaaggaaaaccCAATCCAAGACACCAAAATTACTTTAGattcctgttttcctctcctctgccagGTGTGTGAACACCACGGCCCTGACCCTGTGCCTGAGGCGTCGTGGAGTCTCTACCTGCTGGGCGCTCAGAGGAGTCAGAAGCTGGAAATCACCGACAAGAGCGAGGCTTTCTCTCCAGACCTTTATCCCGGCAGTGAGTTTCATTCCACCTTCATCCACATGCTCCAGGACGGCATGAGCACCGATGGCATAGCCAGGACCAGAGAATCCAGCTATGTGTTTGTTGACACAGTACAGAGTCTGCTCTGTGCCACCAGGCCACTGATGTATTCATGACCAAATTAAGCATAAAACACCTGAATTTTAAATGTGCACATAAGAACACACTTCTTCTATTGTAGAATTGGCTACTTTATTTGTGCAAAGTTTCACTCATCATCTTTGGAACATACAAAAGTGTATGAAGTTGAAAACAGTGACAACCACAGCAAGAactttgagaaaaataaaacctttggTGTTAAGATGATAACAATGTAGAATTATAacttaacaaaaataaacagatattCACAGCCCCCACTCAAAActaacaaacacataaatacagatttcaaaaatttaaaaacacgTAAAATGAAAGATTTATTACCAGTGTTTGTAGACTTA
This window encodes:
- the dnai7 gene encoding dynein axonemal intermediate chain 7; its protein translation is MRERFHGDPDAVALFLFSMSSKKGRKLTKAQKAKQQEEEEERRLREEEEARLQAEKEEQDRLERERKKKELERLELKDQERREDELNELRHLLEENHTAVTKWKIEAVEKAKWERYMRCDGTPDPAVQQDINTYISLWRDDPEVNITMVLKQCNLALQLIEELEGLLRDVTQPEEGQKYQEALINLQELIHSKHHLTTEEILKRASENTDTETGNMQTMVKDDNITLCLWANLKKNPRFKGLNFEEAGLGFEIHKQLAVSDIAVRILHTHYDHLSLLARMAHLRIHTPSHRSLAGSEEVPADTDIPEQGEIKGEEVREDSETQQQRGDEEVQSIQGLEGTKSAASLQSRRSSAHPPEDQGSQIQTQMEALGDDPLTPVQLTMMGRGVQVVDLMQYTPLGGVFYYDVFHLPPQAHQINGWEMRQLLDTGLQVFPYTMEKSSLDDNEASSSPAIGVSVTLPDSVVFLETPQVARWDAAGKYWRMDGITDVSYEEAEAKISFKMDSFQAFVLMQETYANLPFHGWELRPLGPDSALFTINGALIDLSIVIQGNQCMLHSEQERGLSHLTGKWMSGPALQRAMLKTGINIFVNEYTDKYVSTYSKDPLTEHAAYEQMALFASACAFSRSNWNAKCGAEHLVMQVCEHHGPDPVPEASWSLYLLGAQRSQKLEITDKSEAFSPDLYPGSEFHSTFIHMLQDGMSTDGIARTRESSYVFVDTVQSLLCATRPLMYS